ACGACGTTCTCCCCGTCGACGACGATCTCCGCGTCCCGCGGGGCGCGCAGGGCGACGTGCAGCACGGCCCGGTTCTCGGTCGTGTTGATCTTCTCGCCGCGGAACATCGCGTCCCGGTGGCCCTCGACGTCGGCCGCCCGGGCCAGCGCGAACAGCGCCGAGAGCGCGGGGTCGTCGACGCGGTGCTTCGAATAGTCGGCCACCAGGCCGGCGGCCTCGACGGTCATCGCGTCCGCCCGGTCGGCGTCGCTGGCGAACAGGTCGCGCAGGTGCGTGTCGCGCAGCCGATCGGCGTGCTCGCGGACGGCCGCCCACTCGGGCGTCGCGTCGATATCGACCGTCTTCGGGGACATGGTCGTGCCCTCCCAGTGATCTGCTCGTTTCAGGCCAACGTTAGTCGTGCCCGCTCGGCGAAGACTTACCTGCGCTATTGCCAACGTAGGTCTTCACAAAGGGTTCACCGGGGCTCAGAGCCTGCTGGGCCAGGGCCGCGTGGATCAGCTCCGGAGCGTCCGGGCGGCCGTGCAGCCAGCCCTGGTTCTCGTCGCAGCCGTGGTGGGCCAGGACTCTGGCCTGATACTCGTGCTCGACGCCTTCGGCCACGGTGGTGAGTCCGAGGGCGTGCGCCAGGCCGGTGATCGCGGCGATCAGCGGGGCGCCGGTGTCCTGCGGCTGGATCGTCATCACGAACGAGCGGTCGATCTTGAGGATGTCGGCCGGCAGGTGGTGCAGCCGGGACAGCGACGAGTACCCGGTGCCGAAGTCGTCGATCGCGATCCGGACGCCGTCGGCCCGCAGCCGGCGCAGCACGTCCAGCGCGACCTGCGAGTCGGCCTCCATCGTGCTCTCGGTGACCTCCAGGACCAGCCGGTTCGCCGGCAGCCCGGTGCGGATCAGCACGTCGACGACCTGCTGGTAGTAGTCCGGCTGGTGCAGCTCCCGGCCGGAGACGTTGACCGTGACCTTGGCCGCGACCGCCCGGGGCCAGGCCGCCGCCTCCCGGCACGCGGTCTCCAGCACCCAGTGGTCGAGCTTGGTGATGAACCCGGTGCTCTCGGCGATCGGGATGAACTCGGCCGGGGAGACCGGCCCCTTGCCCGGGCGGGTCCAGCGCAGCAGCGCCTCGGCCCCGGCGACCAGCCCGGTCGTCGCATTGACGATCGGCTGGTAGACGACCGTGAACTCGTTGTTGGCCAGCGCCGAACTGAGCAGCACCCAGCCCTCGCCTCCGGCGTCCCGGCTGAACGTCCGGCCACCGCCGCTGCTCTTGGCCTCGTAGAGCGCGAGCTCGGCCCGTCCGGCCAGGATCGAGGGCGTGTCGCCGGACTGCCAGGACGCCAGGCCGGCCGAGAAGTCGGGCTGGATCGTCCGGAACGCGTCCAGGGCCTTGGTGAGCTGGCCCGACGTGTGGCCGGACGCGATCACCGCGAACTCGTCGGCGCCGTGCCGGGCCATCGCCGCGTCCGGGCCGGCGTGGTCGAGCCAGTCCCGGGCGAACGACTGCAGCCACCGGTCGCCCTCCGCGCGTCCGCGTTGCTCGTTGACCGCGGCGAACCCGTCGAGGTCGATCATCGCGACGGTCAGCGGCCCGCCGCTGCGTTCGACGTCCACCAGGGCCTCGTGCAGGGTCCGGTCGAACCCGCGGCGGTTCGGCAGTCCGGTCAGCCCGTCGACGTCGGCTTCCGCCGCCGCCCGGACCAGCCATCCGGTGACGCCGGCGATCAGCAGGTTGAGGCCGATCAGCGTCGTGACGGCTCCCCAGGGGTACGCGTCGAACGCCAATTTGGACGTCAGTATCGAGGCGATGACCAGGCCTTCGATGACGCAGCCCGCGGTCCAGTCGAAGAAGAAGAACACGTACATCGAGACGACGAGGTACAGGCAGCCGGCCAGCGTCGCCTCGAACTCGCCCCGGTGCATCCAGACGCCCAGGCCGACGAAGAACACCGTCCCGAGGTTGAGCCCGTAGAACACGCGCTGGCCGAACCGGCGGCCGAACAGGCCGACCAGCACGCCGGCCGCCATCGAGCCGCCGCCCAGCGCCATTGACGCGGGCTCGGTCTCGTACGGCACGGCGAGCAGCGGCATGAGCAGCCCGACGAGGCCACCGACCAGGTAGCAGGCGGCGGCGGTCGACGCCATGGCCGGGCCGGTGGCGATGACCGACG
This genomic window from Cryptosporangium phraense contains:
- a CDS encoding putative bifunctional diguanylate cyclase/phosphodiesterase: MSAELRTARRPRRRLRPSVIATGPAMASTAAACYLVGGLVGLLMPLLAVPYETEPASMALGGGSMAAGVLVGLFGRRFGQRVFYGLNLGTVFFVGLGVWMHRGEFEATLAGCLYLVVSMYVFFFFDWTAGCVIEGLVIASILTSKLAFDAYPWGAVTTLIGLNLLIAGVTGWLVRAAAEADVDGLTGLPNRRGFDRTLHEALVDVERSGGPLTVAMIDLDGFAAVNEQRGRAEGDRWLQSFARDWLDHAGPDAAMARHGADEFAVIASGHTSGQLTKALDAFRTIQPDFSAGLASWQSGDTPSILAGRAELALYEAKSSGGGRTFSRDAGGEGWVLLSSALANNEFTVVYQPIVNATTGLVAGAEALLRWTRPGKGPVSPAEFIPIAESTGFITKLDHWVLETACREAAAWPRAVAAKVTVNVSGRELHQPDYYQQVVDVLIRTGLPANRLVLEVTESTMEADSQVALDVLRRLRADGVRIAIDDFGTGYSSLSRLHHLPADILKIDRSFVMTIQPQDTGAPLIAAITGLAHALGLTTVAEGVEHEYQARVLAHHGCDENQGWLHGRPDAPELIHAALAQQALSPGEPFVKTYVGNSAGKSSPSGHD